One Rhinoraja longicauda isolate Sanriku21f chromosome 14, sRhiLon1.1, whole genome shotgun sequence genomic window, ATGGCACTAACTTGAAGAATACCTTTTCTCGCAGTTGCTTTTCCAGTTTATTTTGCTTCAGGGAAGAGAAGCCCTTCCTGAGCTCagtgtgtgcaggtgagtggtgttTCCTTTGTCTTATAACAGTAATTTACTAAGATGTTACTTCCCCTATACTTATCTCTTCAAGCTGTGGGATGTGATTTATGGTTCGACAGGAAAGAGCATGAGAAAGAGTAGCAAGGAAGGAAggcaggagaggagggggagtgggaaggaAGTTGTTATGGATACACGAGTTATTATACAGAGCTCTTTGTGATCAAAGAATCCTTTTAGAGCACAGGACACGGCTCTACTTCTCCTCTGCTGAAATAGAAAATACAAAGGAAGACTTACATTTCCAAATCTCAGGTAGTCAAGGTGCTCAATAGTCCTTTTTAAAGTCTAGTCACTGCTTTAATGCAAAAGGCACGGTGTGCTGTTTGCTAAGTGCACAGTCTCAGAAACAACAGTGAAGTAAATGGACAAATGGTTCTTTGGTGCTGTGGGTTGAGCGATTGACACCGGCTGGGATAAATGTGTAAACTCCCCAACTTCTTTTAAAAATAGCGCCAGGAGATCATTTATGTCAGCAGATGAAACGTTAATGCTTCCTCTGACGATCAGTACCTCTGACAGGGCAGTGCTCTGCCTGCATTAGAAGCACAAGCAGAGGTAAGAGCAAGTTGGAGCGGCCTGGATTGGGTACAGATTAGAAAGCGGCCAATACAATCTGGATAAGTAGGTTAACCCGGCAAAAATACGACTGTTTGAGTGAGAAATTTAATTCACTCTTAAACGGAGCTTAGATTTTTAGTTCAAGGTGGCAGAGTGAGGCATGAAACCGTGAGCTcctgtttagcttagcttagtttagagatacagtaccaaaacaggtgctttggcccaccaagtccgcaccgaccagcgattcccgcacactggcactatcctacacactagggacaatttacaatttttaccgtagccaattaacctaccaacctgtacgtctttggagtgtgggaggaatctggagcatccGGGGGAAACCGATAAGATCCCGGGATgaacgtacatactctgtacagacagcacctttagtcagtatcgaacccgggtctttggtgccattatgcagcaactttaccactgcaccaccgtgccacctgatcCTGGTGCAGAGAATACTAGCCACCGGGCTAGGGGGCTTCTTTCAACCCTTTCCTTTCAAATTGATGACTTTTAGGAATCATCAGATGTGGTCTGGACTAAAATCCAGGAAGTATTTGCGAAGAAAATTATGTATCACTCGGCTTGCTTTCTTTGGAATAGAGGAAGCTGAGGGGGGAGTTATTTCTGGTTTATTTGATTATAAATAGAGGGCATAGATACGGTTAATAAGAAGGACCCACTTCCCCCCCCTTAGCTGGGAAGGCAATAATGAGGGGCTAGAGTTCAAAGGATTGGGTTTGGTCATCTGCTGTCTGTACTTCATTCATTAATATTGGAGTCAGGCAGAGTTGAATATGAAGAGAAAGGGTTTCAGAATTGAATGATCCGTACATGTCTCCTGACAGAATCCTACTGGTCTTTGGTGGTTAAATCTCTCGCattgtttattttaaagaaaagtcCAAGCACAAAACAttaacctgctgagcattttctcaTTCTACCTCAGATAATTATGATACTGCAAGAATTGTAAGATCTCACAGAACAGAAAGTGGCTATTTAACCCATTATCTCTATGCCGGCTCTCAAGACATTTCATTTTGTCCTATGCTCCAGCAATTTTCCCTTAAAAAGTCagagaatcacacagcacagaacagcacacgtagatagggtggtcaagaaggcttttggtacacccacaatgctggagtaactcagcgggtcaggcagcatctcaggcgagaaggaatgggtgacatttcgggtcgaacccttcttcagactgatgtcaggggagggggcaggacaaagataggatgtagatggagacaggaagactagtaggagaactgggaagggggaggggatagagaggggaagcagggactacctgaagtgggaaaagtcaatgttcaaatcgctggggtgtaaactgcccaagcgaaatatgaggtgctgttcctccaatttgagctgggcctcactctgacaatggaggaggcccaggacagaaaggtcagattgggaatgggagggggagttgaagtactgagcctccgggagatcaggttggttgagacggactgagctgagttgttcagcgaaacgatcgccgagcctgcgcttggtctcgtcgatgtagagaggttggcatctggaacagcggtacattggccttcatcagtcagtgtattgagtatagaagttgggaaactTAGAACATAAAATcattttcccagtgtggaaatgtccaacactagagggcatagctataaagtgagagggggaaagttaaaaggagatgtgcaggcaagtTTTTCCAGAGAgtagtggtggtgaaggcagatacaataatggcgttttagaggcttttagataggcacctggaagtaccgggaatggagggatatggatcatgtacaggcagatgagattagtttaacaaggCATCAGGTAtgtcataaacattgtgggctgaagggcctcttcctgtgctgtattgttttaagttccaacaggcccttcagcccaccaagtccacactggccatggAGCACCATCATATACTAATCCCACTTTTAATCCTCCTCACATTCCCCTCagctcccccagattctaccacctaCCTACACATTTGTTACAATTTACAATGAGCAGTTTACCCAGAGTGACCCACAGGGAgatcctgcaaactccacacattcagtCCTAGAGATCggttcactggagctgtgagatagCGACTCAACTGGAGAAGCCACTGTAAACCTGTAAATTAATCCCCCTTCAAAAGTATCTTCAATTGTCTTTTGAAAGCTCCTGGGGAATCTGATTAAACCAGGGATGGTGGGGCAGATACAATAAAGGCGTTTAAAATGCTCGTAGGTAGACACATGaagatggggggatatggatcacatatagacagaggggattagtttaattcgACATCAGACTCAGCACAGacattctgggctgaagggcctgttcccgagctgtactgttctgtgttccatgttctaaaccACCCTTAATCAAGTGTTGTGTCAGTGAACATCACTCGGTGGGTGAGGCATGCAGAGGCTTGTGCTATTCATCCAGAGACGTGAGTTTGAATCCCATCATGACACAGCTGAGTTATGTAATACTCTTCAGTGAATCATTTTGTGCAGTGGATGGGGATAGTGATTCCAACTTAAATAAAATCTGACTTACGTAAGGGTTCACTGAACATAACCCTTATGTAAGTCAGGGAGTGCCAGTATCCCTGGATATAGATACAATGTACAATGTACACACAACAATGATGCACTGGTGAAATATGCTCCGGTCTTTACTTACCGAACCATAAAGCTGTCCCTTCTCACTCATTGCCAGGTACTGGCCGGCCTCAATCCCTTGAATTGTCACCACTCCTCGACTCACGGCTTGTAGCTGAAGCTGAACTGAAAAAGAAGGGAAGGATGAATTATATTTGCCACAACCTGACACAATGGTGTTGATATGGCCCAAGAGCTTCTGAAACGTGTTTGTGAATTATTTGAGTACATttttgaggcagaggttcacttgcacctcctccagcctcatctactgtatctgcagttccaagtgtggactcctgtatatcggcgagaccaagcacagcctcggcgattgttttgctgaacacctcggTTCgctctgcctaaacctacctgatctccgggttgctaaacactttaactccccctcccattctcaaactggcctcctccactgtcagagtgatgcccaacagagattggaggaacagcacctcatacttcgcttgggcagcttacaacccagcggtaccaattttgatttctctaacttcaagtaacccttgctttccctctctcttcaaccgtcccccatcctagttccccGACAAGTTTCACTGTCcacctgattaaatgttactgattgtatgcctcctactcacctgtccctcagctaacaatgagctattctacattttccttgcccatcgtcccctttgatctgtcattttcacaccttaccctttcatatctctatGCCTCggcctgactctccgtctgaaaatgggtttcgacccaaaacttcacccattccttttctccagagatgttgctggtcccactgagttagtccagcattttgtgcctatttgagTGCATTGGTTTACAGAtatagtatagaaacaggcccttcagcccactgaatccacgctgaccacggatcactcattcacactggaactatgctatcccactttctcatccactccttacacagtaGGGGGATTTTGTTTTTACAgagaccaactaacctacaaactcgcatgtctttgggacctcacatctgatgaaagaaatgAAAGAGGATCCCATGTAGGAAAGGTTCCCACAGGCACCAATAGTTTGTTGTTCTCTGAAGCTCTGATCGGGTAAAGCACCAAGTCACACAGCAAACATTTCTCAGCTAGTAGTCTGAGAGTTCAAGGCTGAAATACTTATCGGGATTAAAAGATGAGGATTTGTCCCACAGCTTTAGGAGATCAGAGTACTTGATGTGGCTCCTTTGATCTTTTTTAGCTGTTTCCCATCCTTGTTTCAGACGGATGGTGCCTTAACTGCACCGCTTCCATCAATTCTGTTTTCTTTCCTTCTCGTTTACCAAAAAATTGAGAAAAGGATGCGAGAAAAATACCATGCAACGGAGTAAGAAAACAGAAGATATGACTTTGGGAAGATAAGGTTCAAAATGATGTGACTTAGCAAAAAAAAAACCACCGTGGGACTTGTGTGAAAAGCAAATTTCAGGGAGAGCGTGAGATCAGTGGTGAGGGTATGGAGATTTAATGGAAAATGTCAGGACTGGAGGATTTTAGTTATGATGAAAGTTTAGCCAGCTGATTTGTTGATTTTGgaacagaggaggctgaggggggagtgaggatgTAAAGTCATGAGAGGCCTGGCTAAGGTGGATAGAAATAAACTGTTTTCCTTAGCAAAGAGGTCAACAGCTCGGTTTAAAGTAATGGACTGAGGATTGCAGAAGTTTCCCTTCCTTCCAGGGGGCAGTGAGGATCTCCATCTGGTGGGAGCATCCTCACCACATTGAAAAGGTACTTGGATTGAGGTCATCATCTGCTGGTAGCTACTGGGATTTGGAAGGTGAATTGGGAGATGGGTTTAaactggacttgatgggccaaatggctttcttCATGCCAGAGATTTTCTCTACTTTTATGATGGCATGGAAACAAAGAAGTTAACCTGAGCAGTGAAGGAACAACGCCACGCCACACCTACACCAGTTAGTCTAAATGCAAAAGGAGAGAAATGGAACAAGAGggaagtgggtggcacagtggtgcagcggcagagttgctgccttacagcgccagagaccccaggatCCATCCTcacttacaggtgctgtctgtacagagtttatacattctccccgtgacctgcgtgggttttctccgggtgctccagtttccccccacgctccaaagacatacaggtttacaggttaagtggctttggtaaaaattgtaaatggtccctcgtgtgtaggatagtactcgtgcctggggtaatcgctggtcggcacggactcggtgggacatatggcctgtttccgctttgtTTCTTTAAAGTGCTAAACTAAAAAGAATTGAATTAAATACAGCAACACTCAGGTAATCCACAGGATGATTGTTTATAGATCCTAATGGCAGGGCACCCTCTTTTTTAACACACTAAGGCTCTGTTTCCACACTCCCTTTAAATTCACCTGGGTTATTTCCTATGCTCCCATGATACTTATCTGTTCATTCGAAAATCTGTACAAACTTAATACAAATTAATTGGAATTAATCTGTATTAATTGGAAATAACACCCAATTGTCCAGACAGTCTGATACCATCAAATTCTTAAACTTGCCAGATTAAGAAAGCCAAGTTTTCTTGGCTTGTGCTGCTAATGTAGCAGGTTATGGCATAATTCTTAAGCATTCACAAACAAAATATTATCCAGTCTTTCAAGGGCACCTTTTCAGGAATTTTGCCAGTTTCCTTTATTCTCAATGCTCACTACTTTGTGAACATGATGCAAAAtaaaatggtggcacggtggcacagcggtaaagctgctgtcttacagcgccagagacccgggttcagggccgtcttaacgcatgggcctgatgggcacttgcccggggccccacgagcataggggccccattttatcgaccatttacatttttattcctgtgagtagttgtcgtaggggccccagtacactgctttgcccggggcccataatgctgtaaagacggccctgactatgggtgctgtctgtacagagtttgtacgttctccccgtgacctgtgtgtgttttcttcgagatctccagttttctccccccacactccaatgctgaacaggtttgtaggttaattgccttagtattatccctagtgtgtgtcggattgcGTTAGCGTgtgagaatcgctggtcggtgggcttgtttctgtgttgtatctctgaactaaataaaactcaactaaaactaaaagaatgGTTATGGCAtggaaggaggctattcagcccaccaggtctgtacTGGCCCAGTGTAAGTGCAATTCAACTCATTCTACTCTCCTGCCATTTTCCCCATCCTCTTTCACATTCTATCCATCCAGTTCCCTTTTGGAACTACAATTCAAGCTGTTTCCCATCACCAATCCTCCAGTGAACTCCAAACTCTAACCACTTGCAGGGCCAAGAGATGTTTTCTTGTTGCATTCTCTTGAATAAGACCttgccccccccttctctcctggTGGAAGTAGGCACTGTGATACCAACCCTTGAGATTGAGAGGTCTCAGTTTCCTGAAGAGATGAATTCCATGCGTCCGGTGGAAGAACACTGAAATCAGCCTCAGAACTATGAGACTAGGAAGAAGAGTTTCAACTGTGCACTGGCCTTGTTATTGACTTAAAAATATCAGCACCAGCATGCCAATGCTAACTGAGCTCACACCATGTGTCAGAAGGTACTGCGATGTTCCACTGAAGCTCTTGAaggaagcccatcaacaccttCAGCCCCTCCTTTCCCTCCACTGGACTGCCAGCATCTTGACCCTAATGCCTTCCCAATGCATCTTCCCACATCTCCCCAATAAATAGCAGGCCCAGTACTACATATCAGACAGAGATGGACAGGACTGTGTAataactatgtgtaggaaggaactgcagatgcaggtttacactggagatagaccCAAACttctggagtggctcagcggggcaggcagcatctctggatagaaggaatgggtgacctttcgggtcgagacacatcttcagactgaagaagggtctcgactggaaacgtcacccattccttctatccagagatgctgcctgtcctgctgagttacaccagcaatttgtgtctatctactaggTAATAACACCTAATCTATACACAAATAGTTCCCCAATTTTCACCATTGAAAAAAGATAACCTGAGTTCGGTAAGAGGGTGTGGTCCTGAGTGAGGAAAAGAAAATACCCCACAGGTGATGAAAGTGAAAgctttggtatcacaaaatgctggagtaacttagcaggtcaggcagcatctgggagagagggaatgggtgacgtttcgggtcgagacccttcgtcagactcacaGAAAGTGAAAGTTTTAGTTCTTCCAGGCTTGTTTAACTCTTACTTTTGAACAACGAGGTGTAATTATGCACAGTGACCCTCATTGCTCTTGAAGAACTTAAGTTTCAATTTACAGCAAAGTTCAAATCAAATTTGTTCTATGAAGTTATGTTGCTTTAAGTTTAAACTTGTAAGATTTCTTTATCCCCTGCAGCTTTGCCTGGTTTTTCTAGCTGCTAAAGAGTTCTCAGTGAATTGAACTTAGGAACTTGCTAAGTTTCAAAGCAGTTGCCAAGCAACCAACACAagtccaaacacacacacatatttaaaCAAGTACAGAGCACATGCTGACTGAAAAGGATTCTCACTGTGTAAGTCGCCGCGGTCTCTTGTTCCCTCCACTTTTCCATCAGGGAGAATGCGTATAAAATACCCTCCATTTTGACAGTACAAGAGTTTTGGGTCTTTGTAACTCGCCAGGAAGTGAGTGAAGGAATCAGAATCAGACAAGTTTGACAAACTTGTCACAGTTCCAACATCCATACTGCCTCCAGTTCGGTGCTCATACAGGTCTTCTCTCCTGGAATAAATCAACGGACACATAACAAGCCATGCACTTCAATGAGTACCAGTTAAGGAACTAAAAATACCAGAGAAGCAATAACTCAAGTGATTAACAGTCTGC contains:
- the LOC144599930 gene encoding fibroblast growth factor 1-like; its protein translation is MDVGTVTSLSNLSDSDSFTHFLASYKDPKLLYCQNGGYFIRILPDGKVEGTRDRGDLHIQLQLQAVSRGVVTIQGIEAGQYLAMSEKGQLYGSPSPTEECFFLETLEENNYNTYKSKEYVERNWYVAIRKNGNAKPGPKTGAGQKAILFLPMQVTSG